One window of Salvelinus fontinalis isolate EN_2023a chromosome 19, ASM2944872v1, whole genome shotgun sequence genomic DNA carries:
- the commd6 gene encoding COMM domain-containing protein 6, with translation MPGLDSSPSVDKTVENIGRLPPDLLAETCQQILSHLQGQARGVDSAEISDKFQRAGIRLDQEALQEVVQFLFLTFRSTEKNNLSADVLVARLGEGSSKWSKAALQVIHRLWSDQGSLVNTHQESQAMLSIGQLVDMQWKLSMAVSSDTCRSLNSPHVSLLLKIADTSGQISQRSFEMTIAQFQNFYRQFKEMAVVLETV, from the exons ATGCCGGGGTTGGATTCATCGCCTA GCGTTGACAAAACTGTGGAAAACATTGGAAGACTCCCTCCAGATTTATTGGCAGAAACA TGTCAGCAGATTCTGAGTCATCTCCAAGGACAGGCCAGGGGAGTGGATTCCGCTGAAATCTCTGAT AAGTTTCAAAGAGCTGGGATCCGACTTGACCAAGAGGCTCTACAGGAGGTTGTCCAATTTCTCTTCTTAACGTTCAG GTCGACTGAAAAGAACAACCTCTCTGCTGATGTACTGGTAGCTAGGCTGGGAGAGGGCAGCAGTAAGTGGTCCAAAGCTGCCCTTCAGGTGATCCACCGGCTATGGAGTGACCAGGGTAGCCTAGTCAACACGCACCAAGAGTCCCAAGCCATGCTCAGCATCGGACAG CTGGTGGACATGCAGTGGAAGCTGAGCATGGCGGTGAGCTCGGACACCTGTCGCTCTCTCAACTCCCCCCACGTCTCCCTCCTGTTGAAGATCGCAGACACCTCTGGACAGATCTCCCAGCGGTCCTTTGAAATGACCATTGCACAATTCCAG AACTTCTACAGGCAATTCAAGGAGATGGCAGTTGTTTTGGAAACAGTATGA